Proteins from a single region of Acidimicrobiia bacterium:
- a CDS encoding nitroreductase family protein: protein MPELGFGEVLTTTRAVRRRLDLTRTVEPALLRECLEIALQAPTGGNNQNWHFVFVTDAAKRAAVAEVFKAGAVDYAQLPKPTRRARAFTDDEKAARKRVMASSGYLFEHMHEVPVLMIPCIEGRFDHDPLVVHATAFGSVLPAVWSFMLAARSRGLGTAWTTVHLTREAQMAGILGIPYESVTQVALIPVAHTVGDDFKPAKRRDLDAVVHWDHW from the coding sequence GAGCTCGGCTTCGGCGAGGTCCTCACGACGACCCGGGCGGTGCGGCGTCGGCTCGACCTCACCCGAACGGTCGAGCCGGCGCTGTTGCGCGAGTGCCTCGAGATCGCGCTCCAGGCACCCACCGGCGGCAACAACCAGAACTGGCACTTCGTGTTCGTCACCGACGCAGCCAAGCGGGCAGCGGTGGCGGAGGTCTTCAAGGCCGGAGCTGTCGACTACGCGCAGCTCCCCAAACCGACGAGGCGCGCACGCGCCTTCACTGATGATGAGAAGGCTGCGCGCAAGCGGGTGATGGCGTCGTCCGGCTATCTCTTCGAGCACATGCACGAGGTCCCGGTGCTCATGATTCCGTGCATCGAGGGACGCTTCGACCACGACCCACTCGTGGTTCACGCCACCGCGTTCGGCTCGGTCCTCCCGGCCGTGTGGAGCTTCATGCTCGCGGCGCGCTCACGCGGCCTCGGTACGGCGTGGACGACCGTGCACCTCACGCGAGAAGCCCAGATGGCTGGGATCCTCGGGATCCCGTACGAGTCGGTGACGCAGGTCGCGCTCATCCCGGTCGCCCACACCGTTGGGGACGACTTCAAGCCCGCGAAGCGACGCGACCTCGACGCCGTTGTCCATTGGGACCACTGGTAG
- a CDS encoding sulfatase-like hydrolase/transferase: MGRKILFITTDQQRYDALGCNGGEIARTPVVDALAAAGVNYRRAHNQNVVCMPARSTMLTGQYVRTHGVYANGVPLPQDAPSVARVLADAGYRTALIGKAHFEPGFDPDGRWPENRFGRKGNDISYGPHRGFEHLELAMHGPLAFWHYGTWLRTEHPDEARGFYALVKDGHLNNEGGGDTGLEQVASNPVPREHYHTDWVADRAIAWLDTLDADDDWFVWLSFPDPHHPWDPPASEVSRVPWRDLDLPPGHPGSVDACRDVLARKPKHWLDWFDGRFNNREGGPTGFVPAAMTHDQVREVNALVHVENELIDEACGRVLRRIDERGWGDDTDIIFTTDHGELQGDYGLLFKGPYHCDALMRVPLIWRPAPSAGVTPAEVTDPLGHVDLAATFCAIAGEPTPDWMQGDVLPLADGSGRERVITEWDSQFDDIDMHLRSIHRDGWTCTTYEPGGIYDGTEGELYDLGDDPRQLQNRWDDPACSSLRSDLVTDLRDHLPPARRTRLTVEAPA; this comes from the coding sequence ATGGGGCGCAAGATCCTTTTCATCACCACCGACCAGCAGCGCTACGACGCGCTGGGATGCAACGGGGGCGAGATCGCCCGTACACCCGTCGTTGACGCGCTCGCGGCGGCGGGCGTCAACTACCGGCGCGCGCACAACCAGAACGTGGTGTGCATGCCGGCGCGCTCGACGATGCTCACCGGTCAGTACGTGCGCACGCACGGGGTCTATGCCAACGGCGTGCCGCTTCCGCAGGATGCGCCGAGCGTGGCCCGCGTGCTCGCCGACGCCGGGTACCGCACCGCGTTGATCGGCAAGGCGCACTTCGAGCCCGGCTTCGATCCCGACGGTCGGTGGCCCGAGAACAGGTTCGGGCGCAAGGGCAACGACATCTCGTACGGACCGCATCGAGGCTTCGAGCATCTCGAGCTCGCGATGCACGGGCCGCTCGCGTTCTGGCACTACGGCACCTGGCTTCGCACCGAGCATCCCGACGAGGCGCGTGGCTTCTACGCGTTGGTGAAGGACGGTCATCTCAACAACGAAGGCGGCGGCGACACCGGCCTCGAGCAGGTTGCGTCGAATCCGGTGCCGCGCGAGCACTACCACACCGACTGGGTCGCGGATCGGGCGATCGCTTGGCTCGACACGCTCGACGCGGACGACGACTGGTTCGTGTGGCTCAGCTTCCCCGACCCTCACCACCCGTGGGATCCGCCGGCATCCGAGGTGTCGCGTGTCCCGTGGCGCGACCTCGACCTCCCGCCCGGGCATCCGGGCTCGGTGGACGCATGCCGGGACGTGCTCGCGCGCAAGCCGAAGCACTGGCTCGACTGGTTCGACGGCCGCTTCAACAACCGCGAAGGCGGGCCAACCGGCTTCGTGCCCGCCGCGATGACGCACGACCAAGTCAGAGAGGTCAACGCGCTCGTGCACGTCGAGAACGAGCTGATCGACGAAGCCTGCGGCCGCGTGCTCCGCCGGATCGACGAGCGTGGCTGGGGCGACGACACCGACATCATCTTCACCACCGACCACGGCGAGCTCCAGGGCGACTACGGCCTGCTGTTCAAGGGTCCGTACCACTGCGACGCGCTGATGCGGGTTCCGCTCATTTGGCGCCCGGCACCGTCGGCCGGTGTGACGCCCGCCGAGGTCACGGATCCCCTCGGTCACGTCGACCTCGCAGCCACCTTCTGTGCGATCGCGGGTGAGCCCACCCCCGACTGGATGCAGGGTGACGTGCTTCCGCTCGCCGACGGTTCGGGTCGGGAGCGTGTGATCACCGAGTGGGACAGCCAGTTCGACGACATCGACATGCACTTGCGGTCGATCCACCGCGATGGCTGGACGTGCACGACGTACGAGCCCGGCGGCATCTACGACGGAACCGAGGGGGAGCTCTACGACCTCGGCGACGACCCGCGCCAGCTCCAGAACCGCTGGGACGACCCGGCATGCTCGTCATTGCGCTCCGACCTCGTCACGGATCTGCGTGACCACCTACCGCCCGCGCGGCGAACTCGGTTGACGGTCGAAGCCCCGGCCTGA
- a CDS encoding DUF1330 domain-containing protein gives MTSKDRAARISPNAEQFRLLAAASDEGPVVMLNLLKFKARADTGEGTGEEAYRAYGDTAVAMIEKRGGSVIWAGRADQILIGEPLEDWDQVLLVQYPSRAAFLDMVSQPEYLEAHEHRESGLERTVVVACTPRLDRIAELGGR, from the coding sequence ATGACGAGCAAGGACCGCGCCGCGCGGATCTCACCCAACGCCGAGCAGTTCCGTTTGCTCGCTGCGGCGTCCGACGAGGGACCGGTCGTCATGCTCAACCTGCTCAAGTTCAAGGCCCGCGCCGACACTGGTGAGGGCACGGGTGAGGAGGCGTACCGCGCCTACGGCGACACCGCCGTTGCGATGATCGAGAAGAGGGGCGGGAGCGTCATCTGGGCCGGTCGGGCCGATCAGATCCTGATCGGTGAACCGCTCGAGGACTGGGACCAGGTGCTCTTGGTGCAGTACCCGTCGCGCGCCGCGTTCCTCGACATGGTGTCGCAACCCGAGTACCTGGAGGCGCACGAGCACCGGGAATCGGGACTGGAGCGCACGGTCGTCGTTGCGTGCACGCCGCGCCTCGACCGCATCGCCGAGCTCGGCGGGCGCTGA
- a CDS encoding cytochrome P450, whose product MTTTSSVPLSASDFPLGVDLTDPRTFADGIPHDVFARLRREAPVVWHPEHPDGPGQGAGFWSVTRHADVLEVNRDAQAMSSARAGNMIFDTQGPGDPDADRMLVHMDPPQHTRFRLLVNRGFTPRMIGKLEDFMVEVTERTLDRVVDRGEADFVEDIAAELPIQVITQMMGVGEADRPKVFELSNRLIGFDDPELGGDDADSANQAGFEMYELANRLGKQKRAALDAGEQPGDIASVLLEAEVDGERLSELEYDMFFLLLNVAGNETTRTAIAQGTLAFIDHPEQWERLRDDRSLLPTAVDEILRYSTPIMNFRRTVMGDGEIGGQAVRDGDKVVIWYASANFDDAVFADPLTFDVGRTPNEHVTFGGGGPHFCLGANLARLELRVMFDHLLDRLPLPELAGPVDRLHSNFNHGLKRMPVRWKVAS is encoded by the coding sequence ATGACGACGACTTCCTCGGTGCCTCTCTCGGCGTCCGACTTCCCGCTCGGTGTCGACCTCACCGATCCGCGCACGTTTGCTGATGGCATCCCGCACGACGTGTTCGCGCGCTTGCGGCGCGAGGCGCCGGTCGTGTGGCATCCCGAGCATCCTGACGGCCCGGGGCAGGGCGCAGGGTTCTGGAGCGTGACGCGCCACGCGGATGTCCTCGAGGTGAACCGCGACGCGCAGGCGATGTCGAGCGCACGGGCCGGGAACATGATCTTCGACACACAGGGTCCGGGTGACCCGGACGCGGACCGGATGCTCGTGCACATGGATCCGCCGCAGCACACACGCTTTCGCCTACTCGTGAACCGCGGCTTCACCCCACGCATGATCGGCAAGCTCGAAGACTTCATGGTCGAAGTCACGGAGCGCACGCTCGATCGGGTCGTGGATCGCGGCGAAGCCGACTTCGTGGAGGACATCGCGGCCGAGCTCCCGATCCAGGTGATCACCCAGATGATGGGCGTCGGCGAGGCCGATCGTCCGAAGGTGTTCGAGCTCAGCAACCGCCTGATCGGCTTCGACGATCCCGAGCTCGGCGGCGACGACGCCGACTCCGCCAACCAAGCCGGCTTCGAGATGTACGAGCTCGCCAACCGCCTCGGCAAGCAGAAGCGAGCCGCGCTCGACGCGGGCGAGCAGCCGGGAGACATCGCGAGCGTGCTGCTGGAAGCAGAGGTCGACGGAGAGCGGCTGAGCGAGCTCGAGTACGACATGTTCTTCCTGCTCCTCAACGTCGCGGGGAACGAGACCACCCGTACGGCGATCGCGCAGGGGACGCTGGCTTTCATCGACCACCCCGAGCAGTGGGAGCGGCTGCGCGACGACCGGTCGCTCCTCCCCACCGCGGTCGACGAGATCCTGCGCTACTCCACCCCGATTATGAACTTCCGGCGCACGGTGATGGGCGATGGCGAGATCGGTGGGCAGGCGGTGAGAGACGGTGACAAGGTCGTGATCTGGTACGCATCGGCGAACTTCGACGATGCTGTGTTCGCCGACCCTCTGACGTTCGACGTGGGCCGCACGCCCAACGAGCACGTCACCTTCGGCGGCGGCGGGCCGCATTTCTGCCTCGGCGCAAACCTCGCGCGGCTCGAGCTGCGGGTGATGTTCGATCACCTGCTCGACCGACTTCCACTCCCGGAGCTCGCGGGCCCGGTCGATCGGCTGCACTCCAACTTCAACCACGGTCTCAAGCGCATGCCCGTCCGCTGGAAGGTCGCGTCATGA
- a CDS encoding LLM class F420-dependent oxidoreductase — MRVGLFLPSVSPVGTPEFLTAYGTAAEDAGFASLWVGEHVVFVDEYSSKYPYSDDGRLGIPHDVGLLEPFATLSFLASATDRIRLGTAVCLVPQRNPVYTAKSVSTLDWLSGGRIDFGVGIGWLREEFEALNEPFERRAARTREYLAVIRTLWRDELSSYEGEMYQLPPCRMFPKPVQAGGPRIYFGGETDPALRRVAEIGDGWHGFNHLPDSAAASVKRLDGFLSDAGRSLDDIDITIGTYMQAVDLAHLSAYRDAGVNQLVLPAFAPDPDGVRTVIAELGDKFVGAAAAL; from the coding sequence GTGCGAGTCGGGCTCTTTCTTCCGAGCGTCAGTCCGGTGGGAACGCCGGAGTTCCTGACCGCGTACGGCACGGCGGCTGAAGACGCAGGCTTCGCGTCGTTATGGGTCGGCGAGCACGTGGTGTTCGTCGACGAGTACTCGTCCAAGTACCCCTACTCCGACGACGGCCGACTCGGCATCCCACACGACGTCGGTCTGCTCGAGCCCTTCGCCACGCTGTCGTTCCTCGCGTCGGCAACGGACCGGATCCGGCTTGGCACCGCCGTGTGCCTCGTGCCCCAGCGCAACCCCGTCTACACGGCGAAGTCGGTGTCGACCCTCGATTGGCTCTCGGGCGGCCGCATCGACTTCGGCGTCGGGATCGGTTGGCTCCGCGAGGAGTTCGAGGCGCTGAACGAGCCGTTCGAACGGCGCGCCGCGCGCACGCGTGAGTACCTCGCCGTGATCCGCACCCTGTGGCGAGACGAGCTGTCGTCGTACGAGGGCGAGATGTACCAGCTGCCGCCATGCCGGATGTTTCCGAAGCCGGTGCAAGCAGGCGGCCCACGCATCTACTTCGGCGGCGAGACCGATCCCGCGCTGCGTCGCGTCGCCGAAATCGGCGACGGTTGGCACGGCTTCAACCATCTCCCCGACAGTGCGGCCGCGTCAGTGAAGCGTCTCGACGGATTCCTGAGTGATGCCGGCCGTTCGCTCGACGACATCGACATCACGATCGGCACGTACATGCAAGCGGTCGACCTCGCACACCTGAGCGCGTACCGCGACGCCGGTGTGAACCAGCTCGTGCTCCCGGCGTTCGCCCCTGACCCCGACGGGGTGCGCACAGTGATCGCCGAGCTGGGTGACAAGTTCGTGGGTGCCGCCGCCGCGCTCTAG